A window of Metabacillus sp. B2-18 contains these coding sequences:
- a CDS encoding fumarylacetoacetate hydrolase family protein: MKLVMFTKDGITRLGAIENENVIDLNAAYCSLLESEGKIRAEKIADAFVPGEMTEFLQGGSESIEEAKKAVAYAINHAEVKGRRLVFSVSDVKIEAPVPAPGKMICVGHNYREHILEMKRELPPHPVVFAKFANTVVGPQDDIPFHPISEQLDYEAEFAFVIGQRARNVSQDEALKYVAGYTIVNDVTYRDLQRRTLQWLQGKAVDGSAPMGPWLVTADELADPSGLDIVLTVNGEERQRSNTANLVFSVPYLVEFLSNIMTLEPGDIILTGTPGGVGVARDPQVFLKDGDVVRIEVDQVGVLENKVKQTAEVPVS; this comes from the coding sequence TTGAAACTAGTGATGTTTACGAAAGATGGGATAACACGTTTAGGAGCAATAGAGAATGAAAATGTAATTGATTTAAACGCTGCCTATTGTTCGTTACTTGAGTCAGAAGGGAAGATACGTGCTGAAAAAATTGCTGATGCATTTGTTCCAGGAGAAATGACGGAATTTCTACAAGGTGGATCAGAAAGCATTGAGGAGGCAAAAAAGGCAGTTGCTTATGCGATCAATCATGCTGAAGTAAAGGGACGTAGACTTGTATTTTCCGTTTCTGATGTGAAAATAGAGGCACCTGTTCCTGCTCCTGGCAAAATGATTTGCGTTGGCCATAATTATCGTGAGCATATTTTAGAAATGAAACGTGAACTGCCTCCACATCCGGTTGTCTTTGCGAAATTTGCCAATACAGTTGTTGGACCGCAGGATGATATTCCGTTTCATCCGATTTCAGAGCAGTTAGATTATGAAGCAGAATTTGCCTTTGTTATTGGACAACGTGCACGCAATGTTTCACAAGATGAGGCCCTTAAATATGTAGCAGGATATACGATTGTGAACGATGTTACGTATCGTGATTTACAACGTCGAACATTACAGTGGCTCCAAGGCAAGGCAGTAGATGGAAGCGCTCCAATGGGGCCTTGGTTAGTAACAGCAGATGAATTAGCAGATCCATCTGGCTTAGATATTGTTTTAACGGTGAATGGCGAAGAGCGTCAACGTTCTAATACTGCGAATCTAGTTTTCTCAGTGCCATATCTTGTTGAATTTTTATCGAATATTATGACGCTTGAGCCAGGCGATATTATTCTTACTGGTACACCTGGAGGAGTAGGTGTTGCTCGAGATCCACAGGTGTTTTTAAAAGATGGAGACGTGGTTCGTATTGAGGTTGATCAGGTTGGAGTTCTTGAAAATAAAGTGAAACAAACAGCGGAGGTGCCGGTATCATGA
- a CDS encoding DinB family protein has product MTKTLQTSASESVQQSIQNIIHVVKGLSEKEIRWNPSTEEWSIMQIITHVAEAIPYWVREIQQIKEHPDQTWGRGLTDETRLKTVSEANVNSLLVEDVLDQLASVPSFVKETLQALSSEDLEIIAPSRNPRFDGKPVEFIVNHLIVEHVEKHYHQIQRNLSKYNQE; this is encoded by the coding sequence ATGACCAAAACATTACAAACGAGCGCCAGTGAATCTGTTCAACAATCTATTCAGAACATCATTCATGTAGTAAAGGGACTATCAGAGAAGGAAATTAGATGGAATCCATCTACGGAAGAATGGTCTATTATGCAAATTATTACTCATGTTGCCGAAGCTATTCCTTATTGGGTGAGGGAAATTCAACAGATAAAAGAACATCCTGATCAAACATGGGGTCGAGGCTTAACGGATGAAACAAGACTGAAAACGGTGTCGGAAGCAAATGTGAACAGTTTGCTGGTTGAAGATGTATTAGACCAACTTGCCTCAGTACCATCTTTTGTTAAAGAAACGCTTCAAGCTCTTTCAAGTGAAGATTTAGAAATAATTGCTCCAAGCCGTAACCCACGCTTTGATGGGAAACCAGTTGAGTTTATCGTAAACCATTTGATCGTGGAGCATGTTGAAAAGCACTATCATCAAATTCAACGTAATTTATCAAAGTATAATCAAGAATAG
- a CDS encoding cupin domain-containing protein — MAEKNEFFNSTIVQDFNRDIEQYHLGPLWNAIPDLMKHTPEPHAQAYLWKSELLMKKLQEATQIFTPDRGGERRAIYLQNPGLNYRKPWGWASTTQTLYAAVQLIQPGETAPSHRHVQNALRFVMEGEGAYSIVQGERIFMERGDFLTTPNGLWHGHGHEGDKPMIWMDCLDIPTIYYLGGTFFEPYPDRIEQPSLPDNYSSQRYQGGMVRPISDRYSKKAPLGSYKWQGTEAAINGLSRFEPDPYDGYAVEYINPSNGDTACPTIAAWMQKLPAGFRGKAHRHTHASIYHVHEGEGYTIINGVRFDWSKGDFFVVPNWALHEHVASSDSYLFSTNDLPILEKFGLERKQEYDKNNGYQTITGEFTPVLG; from the coding sequence ATGGCTGAAAAAAATGAATTTTTTAACAGTACGATTGTTCAGGATTTTAATCGAGACATAGAGCAATACCATCTTGGTCCTTTATGGAATGCGATTCCGGATTTAATGAAGCATACACCTGAACCACATGCACAGGCATACTTATGGAAAAGTGAATTGTTAATGAAAAAGCTACAGGAAGCTACACAAATTTTCACTCCAGATCGTGGGGGAGAAAGAAGAGCGATTTACTTACAAAATCCAGGTCTAAATTATAGAAAGCCTTGGGGCTGGGCATCAACGACTCAAACATTATACGCAGCTGTTCAATTAATACAGCCTGGTGAAACAGCACCATCTCATCGACATGTGCAAAACGCACTTCGTTTTGTCATGGAAGGAGAAGGGGCATACTCCATTGTTCAAGGTGAAAGAATCTTTATGGAAAGAGGAGACTTCTTAACAACACCAAACGGCCTTTGGCACGGTCACGGACATGAAGGTGATAAACCGATGATCTGGATGGACTGTCTTGATATTCCAACAATTTATTATCTTGGTGGAACATTCTTTGAACCATATCCAGATCGTATCGAGCAGCCTAGTCTTCCAGATAACTATAGTTCACAACGCTACCAAGGTGGAATGGTTCGTCCGATTTCGGACCGCTATTCAAAAAAAGCTCCTCTTGGGTCTTATAAATGGCAAGGAACAGAGGCAGCAATCAACGGCTTAAGCCGATTTGAGCCAGATCCGTATGATGGCTATGCAGTTGAATACATTAATCCTTCAAATGGAGACACAGCTTGTCCTACCATTGCAGCCTGGATGCAAAAGCTCCCTGCTGGATTTAGAGGGAAAGCACATCGTCATACTCATGCATCCATCTATCATGTACATGAAGGGGAAGGGTATACTATTATCAACGGCGTTCGATTTGATTGGTCAAAAGGAGATTTCTTTGTTGTACCAAACTGGGCGTTACACGAGCACGTTGCTTCAAGTGATAGTTATTTATTTTCAACAAACGATTTACCAATCTTAGAGAAATTCGGGTTGGAGCGTAAACAAGAGTATGATAAAAATAATGGATATCAGACGATAACTGGTGAGTTTACTCCGGTTTTAGGGTAG
- a CDS encoding sensor histidine kinase, giving the protein MITYESFFLIILFSIIGPVFGFLALIFYNLYEKQVSLLQVENRQITLEKELETSRYMQLNQQIQPHFLFNSLNSLYSLLRLQKYDKLSKSFEHMVLFLRSKYQEKDSLYPLQEEISYTEHYLEIQKIRFGDRLSINWEIDSASERALIIPYLLQTLVENAFKHGLEVIEGELVLTILIEKTNAQSILLHVKDNGPGFRKESAPVSGIGLSNIEKRLSLLFGNEGQIHITYENYGHISVEWPYIEKTEEGVG; this is encoded by the coding sequence ATGATTACTTATGAAAGTTTCTTTCTTATTATTCTCTTTAGTATAATTGGCCCTGTTTTTGGGTTTCTTGCATTGATTTTTTATAATTTATATGAAAAACAAGTTAGTCTCCTACAGGTTGAGAACAGGCAGATTACCTTGGAAAAAGAGTTAGAAACTAGTCGCTATATGCAATTAAATCAACAAATTCAACCTCATTTTTTATTCAATTCATTAAATTCCCTCTACAGTTTACTTCGATTACAAAAGTATGACAAACTTTCAAAGTCATTTGAGCATATGGTCCTGTTTCTACGTTCAAAATATCAGGAAAAAGATTCTTTGTATCCTTTGCAGGAAGAGATTTCTTACACAGAACATTATCTAGAAATTCAAAAAATCCGATTCGGAGATAGACTTTCTATAAATTGGGAAATAGATTCTGCAAGTGAAAGGGCTTTAATTATTCCTTACCTCCTGCAAACATTAGTAGAAAACGCATTTAAGCATGGACTTGAAGTGATAGAAGGTGAATTGGTGTTAACCATTTTAATTGAGAAAACAAATGCTCAATCAATTTTACTTCATGTAAAAGATAATGGACCAGGTTTCAGAAAGGAATCAGCACCTGTTTCAGGAATTGGGTTAAGCAACATAGAGAAACGACTGAGCCTACTTTTTGGAAATGAGGGACAAATACATATAACTTATGAAAATTATGGACATATTTCCGTAGAATGGCCATACATAGAGAAAACAGAAGAAGGGGTTGGTTAG
- a CDS encoding response regulator transcription factor codes for MRCLLLDDEPLEIEQLELLIQRHFPNWQIEKAYNGTQAMKIIEKLEKHGATLELALVDIKISGKNGLDIAESIKERMPDLNVVVISAFQEFEYARKSLSLKAIDYLVKPVIESEFVKILTSLVEENPEYGISSEIVQKVMTIVKEQYHQPLKLAELSKGLHINANYLSRIFNEEVGMAFSDYLLHFRIEQAKIY; via the coding sequence GTGAGATGTTTATTACTGGATGATGAGCCTTTAGAAATAGAACAATTAGAATTACTAATTCAGCGTCATTTTCCAAACTGGCAAATAGAAAAAGCTTATAATGGCACACAAGCCATGAAAATTATTGAAAAGCTTGAAAAACATGGGGCAACCCTAGAATTGGCTTTAGTAGATATTAAAATATCAGGGAAAAATGGTCTAGATATTGCTGAGAGTATAAAGGAGAGAATGCCTGACCTAAATGTTGTAGTTATCTCAGCTTTTCAAGAATTCGAGTATGCAAGAAAATCACTTTCCTTAAAAGCAATTGATTATTTAGTAAAACCAGTCATAGAAAGTGAATTTGTTAAAATCCTTACCAGCCTTGTCGAGGAAAATCCCGAGTATGGAATTTCTTCAGAAATTGTGCAAAAAGTTATGACGATTGTAAAAGAACAATACCATCAGCCTTTAAAGCTTGCAGAGCTGTCAAAGGGGCTGCATATTAATGCAAATTATTTAAGTCGTATTTTTAACGAAGAGGTTGGCATGGCATTTTCTGATTATTTACTTCATTTTAGAATCGAACAGGCAAAAATTTACTAA
- a CDS encoding helix-turn-helix domain-containing protein, translating into MQRVAEECGFNSQHYFSTSFKKIMSTTPLKFRNSAG; encoded by the coding sequence ATTCAACGTGTTGCAGAGGAATGTGGATTTAATAGCCAGCATTATTTTAGTACTTCATTTAAAAAAATAATGAGTACAACACCTTTAAAATTCCGAAATTCAGCTGGATAA
- a CDS encoding ABC transporter substrate-binding protein → MINKRNSILALLLVCVLMISACSSQTTNEEGEATNEGGSKSIVVGLEAEPTTLDAHQMSDYNSSRTAMEIYDQLVQFKDESTELEPDLAEKWDVSDDGLEYTFYLKQDVKFHDGTPFNAEAVKFSFERQIDPNHPFHNTGQYAYAEFTFGTVDKIEVVDEFTVKLTLKEPFAPFLSNLAMHAASIVSPTAVEKYGADFTKNPVGTGPFKFVSWDPGIEVVLEKNTDYFKGEPNVDQLIFKPITEAQTRLAELEAGNIDMIVNVPPDDLERLKSDENLQVIEQAGMHTWWTAFNTQKEPFNNVKVRQAVNYAINKEAIVDGILQGTGELANTPLPPTIWGHNPNVENYEYDPEKAKELLAEAGYADGFDVTYWVPESGSGMQQPQAMAAAIQADLKEVGINVEIQTLEWGAYLDKVFLPPDQNDMDMHQMSWVGDNGDPDNFLYILLSSEQWPTAGFNDSYYKNDKVDELLAKARVTKDKGERTTMYEEAQKLIMEDAPLVVLDHEKQIIVANNRVKDFALHPTGVFRFSGVKVE, encoded by the coding sequence TTGATAAACAAAAGAAATAGTATTCTCGCTTTGTTGTTAGTATGTGTGCTTATGATTAGTGCATGTTCTTCACAAACAACAAACGAGGAAGGCGAAGCAACAAATGAGGGTGGAAGTAAGTCGATTGTTGTTGGATTAGAGGCAGAGCCAACAACACTGGATGCCCATCAAATGTCAGACTATAACTCTAGTAGAACTGCGATGGAAATTTATGACCAACTTGTTCAATTTAAAGATGAAAGCACTGAGCTTGAACCAGATCTAGCTGAGAAATGGGATGTGTCAGATGATGGATTGGAATATACGTTTTACCTAAAACAAGACGTAAAATTCCATGATGGCACACCATTTAATGCTGAAGCTGTTAAGTTCAGTTTTGAAAGACAAATTGATCCAAACCATCCGTTCCATAATACAGGGCAATATGCGTATGCAGAATTTACGTTTGGAACAGTTGATAAAATTGAAGTGGTAGATGAATTTACAGTAAAACTTACATTAAAAGAACCATTTGCTCCATTTTTAAGCAACTTAGCTATGCATGCAGCTAGTATTGTAAGTCCAACAGCTGTTGAGAAATATGGTGCTGATTTCACAAAAAATCCGGTTGGTACAGGTCCATTTAAATTTGTAAGCTGGGATCCAGGTATTGAAGTAGTTTTAGAGAAAAATACGGATTATTTTAAAGGTGAACCAAATGTAGATCAGTTAATTTTTAAACCGATAACTGAAGCACAAACTCGTTTGGCAGAGCTTGAAGCAGGAAACATTGATATGATTGTGAACGTTCCGCCGGATGATTTAGAGCGTCTTAAGAGTGATGAAAACTTACAAGTTATCGAGCAAGCAGGCATGCATACTTGGTGGACAGCGTTTAATACACAAAAAGAACCATTTAATAATGTGAAAGTTCGTCAAGCTGTTAACTATGCAATTAACAAAGAAGCGATTGTGGATGGAATTCTTCAAGGAACAGGTGAATTAGCTAATACACCGTTACCACCGACAATCTGGGGTCATAATCCGAATGTAGAAAATTATGAATACGATCCTGAGAAAGCAAAAGAACTATTAGCTGAAGCTGGCTATGCAGATGGATTTGACGTAACATACTGGGTTCCTGAATCTGGTTCTGGTATGCAACAACCTCAAGCGATGGCAGCTGCTATCCAAGCGGACCTTAAAGAAGTAGGCATTAATGTTGAAATTCAAACATTAGAGTGGGGAGCTTATTTAGATAAGGTTTTCCTTCCACCTGATCAAAATGATATGGATATGCATCAAATGTCATGGGTTGGAGATAATGGAGATCCTGATAACTTCTTATACATTCTTTTAAGTAGTGAACAATGGCCAACAGCCGGCTTTAACGATTCCTACTACAAAAATGATAAAGTAGATGAATTGTTGGCAAAAGCACGTGTAACGAAGGATAAAGGTGAACGTACAACAATGTATGAAGAAGCACAAAAACTGATTATGGAAGATGCTCCATTAGTTGTGTTAGATCATGAAAAACAAATCATTGTTGCGAACAACAGAGTAAAAGACTTTGCTCTTCACCCAACAGGTGTGTTCCGCTTTTCAGGAGTAAAGGTGGAGTAG